DNA sequence from the Penicillium psychrofluorescens genome assembly, chromosome: 3 genome:
GGAGTGGATTGAAGTGTGTAAATAATATCCTTCTTAACTGCAATATGTACATGTAGTCATTTATGCACGGCAATCGCCGAGCCAATCACGGCAGATCCGATTCCGCCTTAGTGATCCCTCGGTAACCAGTGACTTCCCCagccattcattctctttttattcttcttccacccgCCAAGGCTGCACAAGACCAAGACATTTATTCACCACTGTCatgtccttctccaacctcgTCTCCGATATCGCCTTCCGAGACTCCAATGTCGATGATCGCAGCTCGCAAGTCTCTCGGGCTCGCTCCCAACCCACCGCTCGGTCCTACACCAGCACGACAGCAACCAGTGTCAGCATCTCCGGTGACATTTCAAGCCAATTACACTCGGGCTACAGCCACCCGTTGAGCAGATCATGGCAAGCCGAAAGACAACTAACAAAGGTGCGTCGCCCGCTGCGTGATACTCGATaccccaccaccacccagctAATGCTTCGAGGGGAAATCAGGACATGCTCATATACCCGTTATTCATCACCGACACTCCCGACGAGGCGACCCCAATCCCGTCCCTTCCGAACCAATACCGCTGGGGAGTCAACCGCCTGGTTTCTCTCTTAACCCCGCTTGTCCGGAAAGGCCTGCGGTCCGTGATTCTATTCGGAGTTCCACTGCATCCATCCGCTAAAGATGCGCTGGGGACCGCCGCAGATGACCCAGAAGGCCCTGTCATCCAAGCTATCCgtcttcttcgatctcgtTTCCCCCATCTTTACATCGTGACCGACGTGTGCCTCTGCGAATATACATCCCACGGCCACTGCGGAATCCTTCGTGAAGATGGCACCCTTGACAATGCGCAATCGGTCGACCGTATCTCCGACGTCGCCATGGCTTATGCAGCAGCGGGGGCACACTGCGTTGCGCCCTCAGACATGAACGATGGTAGGGTGCGAGCCATTAAGCTCAAACTGATTGAAGCCGGAGTGGCGCACCGCGTGCTCTTGATGTCGTACAGTGCAAAATTTAGCGGCTGTCTATATGGCCCATTCCGGGATGCGGCGGGGTCCTGTCCATCATTCGGTGATCGTCGGTGCTACCAACTGCCCCCCGGAGGCCGGGGTCTTGCTCGACGGGCAATCCAGAGAGATATGGCAGAAGGCGCCGACATCATCATGGTGAAGCCGGCAAGCAGCTACTTGGACATTATCCGGGATGCCAAGGACTTGGCCAAGGATCTCCCAGTCGCGGCATACCAGGTCAGTGGCGAATTTGCCATGATCCACGCGGCTGCCAAAGCTGGGGTGTTTGACCTCAAAGCAATGGCCTTCGAAAGCACCGAGGGAATCCTGCGCGCAGGAGCAGGTATTGTGGTCAGTTACTTCGTGCCAGAGTTCTTGGATTGGCTCTAGCGCAGTCTCGGATTTGCGTTTGTGTTCATATTGTATTTTTTTGGTATCTCCaaaaggggaaaaagaagagagaagaatgGAGGAAAGCATTCAGAACGCCGCCTCCGTGTAGATTCACCAGGTGGAAACATTACCTATATACATGCAGCATGACGAACCTCTGGAATAAAAAAATAGCTATGAACACACAACAAAAGGTCGCAGCAAAGATAATAATGGATCATGATCGTGTTAAAAGAACTTGAATCACAAGAATCACATATAGTGTGGCTTCATTCCCTGGAATCGATAAGGATCGATGTTGGACGCGACCAGTTCCCCAGGCCCGACATACGCCCCCCGACCCAGGCGCACCCCAGGGAAGATAATGGCCCCGGCCCCGATGTAGCAGTCTTCCTCGATCGTGACCGGACGACCCATATACGCGCTCTGGGGGCCCTTGCGCTCCTGCATCTGAACGACAGCCATGGAACTGAGGATTTGAACATTCGGCCCGATCCAGGTATGAGCGCCAATCCGGATGGGACAGTCATCCACCAACAGGCAATTCTCCGAGATCATCACATCTTCTCCAATGTGGATATTGTAACCGTAGTGGCATTTAAAGGGGGCCTCTACGACGACACCAGTTCCGAGGGAGCCTGCAGAACGCGGCGCGCCCGGCGGCGAGGTGACAACGGAGCTGGATGGGGGAACGAAAATCTCCTTGAGAAGACGATTCT
Encoded proteins:
- a CDS encoding uncharacterized protein (ID:PFLUO_004222-T1.cds;~source:funannotate); protein product: MSFSNLVSDIAFRDSNVDDRSSQVSRARSQPTARSYTSTTATSVSISGDISSQLHSGYSHPLSRSWQAERQLTKDMLIYPLFITDTPDEATPIPSLPNQYRWGVNRLVSLLTPLVRKGLRSVILFGVPLHPSAKDALGTAADDPEGPVIQAIRLLRSRFPHLYIVTDVCLCEYTSHGHCGILREDGTLDNAQSVDRISDVAMAYAAAGAHCVAPSDMNDGRVRAIKLKLIEAGVAHRVLLMSYSAKFSGCLYGPFRDAAGSCPSFGDRRCYQLPPGGRGLARRAIQRDMAEGADIIMVKPASSYLDIIRDAKDLAKDLPVAAYQVSGEFAMIHAAAKAGVFDLKAMAFESTEGILRAGAGIVVSYFVPEFLDWL